In the Campylobacter sp. RM6914 genome, one interval contains:
- the hsdR gene encoding EcoAI/FtnUII family type I restriction enzme subunit R, whose translation MTEEEIKLRFITPAIEKMGWDRNTQISMEYKITDGRINLKQNHIKRSEFKKADYLLSYKPNLPLAIIEAKDETHNIRDGIEQAKNYAQMLDVPFAYSSNGSGFIELDLINGTQRQISLDEFPSPSCLWQRYLGYKNLSQKELEIIQEPYFYAQGSKSPRYYQQVAINRAVEAVATGKNRLMLVMATGTGKTYVAFQIIHRLYKSGAKKKILFLADRNILVDQSRDGDFVPFGNKMTKVENRHLDSAYEIYLSLYQQLVGDDESEPFREFSPDFFDLIVIDECHRGSAKEDSQWRKILEYFNSATHIGMTATPKEDKEVSNISYFGEPIYTYSLNQGIDDGFLAPFRVVRIGIDVDLFELRLPKEIFDEYGNEIEDRVYNIKDYDRNIVLTKRTELVAKRITEFLKQNDRFAKTIVFCVDIEHAGRMCEALRNENSDLVAQNADYIVQMTGDITTTPASLEKFIDIDTIYPVIAVTSKLLTTGVDCKTCKVIAIDSNIGSITEFRQIIGRGTRLREDVGKTHFTILDFRGVSRLFAKAEFDGNPVNEQDIRPKENLPAFEKPKEPKNDTPKEPIKKVIIKGVEATIINEQVQIFDENGKLITINLTDFSKQNTKQEFESLEKFINYWNKNDRKNAVINELLNKGILIDELKNQQKFKEMDEFDLICHIAFDAPPRTRRERVENVKKQDFLSKYQNKAREILTILLEKYANSGIGEIENTKILENDPFRNYGGVSEIIDIFGGKDSYLKAIKELEYEIYAA comes from the coding sequence ATGACAGAAGAAGAGATAAAACTTAGGTTTATAACGCCTGCGATTGAGAAGATGGGCTGGGATAGAAACACCCAAATTTCCATGGAGTATAAAATCACTGATGGCAGGATAAATTTAAAACAAAATCATATAAAGCGTAGCGAGTTTAAAAAAGCTGATTATCTACTAAGCTATAAACCAAATTTACCCCTTGCTATCATAGAAGCAAAAGACGAAACGCATAATATAAGAGACGGCATAGAGCAAGCCAAAAACTATGCTCAAATGCTTGATGTGCCATTTGCTTATAGCTCCAACGGAAGCGGTTTTATAGAGCTTGACTTAATAAATGGCACACAAAGGCAGATTAGCCTTGATGAATTTCCAAGCCCCTCTTGTCTTTGGCAACGCTATTTGGGATATAAAAACTTATCGCAAAAAGAGCTAGAAATTATTCAAGAACCATATTTTTATGCGCAAGGAAGCAAGAGCCCTAGATACTACCAGCAAGTAGCAATTAACCGTGCCGTAGAGGCGGTAGCCACCGGCAAAAATCGCTTGATGCTGGTTATGGCAACAGGCACCGGCAAAACATATGTGGCTTTTCAGATCATACATAGGCTCTATAAATCAGGCGCAAAAAAGAAAATTTTATTTTTAGCCGATAGGAATATCTTGGTAGATCAAAGCAGAGATGGCGATTTTGTGCCTTTTGGTAACAAAATGACAAAAGTGGAAAATAGACATTTAGATAGTGCGTATGAAATTTATCTATCGCTTTATCAGCAGCTAGTAGGAGACGACGAGAGCGAGCCGTTTCGTGAATTTAGCCCCGATTTTTTCGATCTTATAGTTATTGACGAGTGTCATCGCGGCTCTGCCAAAGAAGACTCTCAGTGGCGTAAAATTTTGGAGTATTTTAACTCGGCCACACATATTGGTATGACTGCTACGCCTAAAGAGGATAAAGAAGTGTCAAATATCTCATATTTTGGTGAACCAATCTACACTTATAGCCTAAATCAAGGTATAGATGATGGCTTTTTAGCGCCATTTAGAGTTGTACGCATTGGCATAGACGTCGATCTCTTTGAGCTTAGATTACCAAAAGAAATTTTTGACGAGTACGGAAATGAGATAGAAGATAGGGTTTATAATATCAAAGATTACGATAGAAATATCGTTTTGACTAAACGCACAGAGCTTGTCGCCAAGCGTATAACGGAGTTTTTAAAGCAAAATGATAGATTTGCAAAAACGATTGTTTTTTGCGTTGATATCGAGCATGCAGGACGTATGTGTGAAGCTTTGCGAAATGAAAATTCCGATTTGGTAGCACAAAATGCAGACTACATCGTGCAAATGACAGGCGACATTACTACTACGCCAGCTAGCCTTGAAAAATTTATAGACATAGATACGATCTATCCCGTAATAGCCGTAACGTCAAAACTTTTGACAACCGGTGTTGATTGCAAAACTTGCAAAGTGATAGCCATTGATAGCAATATTGGATCCATTACCGAATTTAGGCAGATAATTGGTCGGGGTACTAGGCTTAGAGAGGATGTCGGCAAGACGCATTTTACGATTTTGGATTTTAGAGGCGTTAGTAGGCTATTTGCTAAGGCAGAATTTGACGGTAATCCAGTCAACGAACAAGATATAAGGCCAAAAGAAAATTTGCCTGCATTTGAAAAACCAAAAGAGCCTAAAAACGACACGCCAAAAGAACCGATCAAGAAAGTCATAATAAAAGGCGTTGAAGCTACGATAATAAACGAGCAGGTGCAAATTTTTGATGAAAACGGCAAACTCATAACCATAAATTTGACTGATTTTTCAAAGCAAAACACAAAGCAAGAATTTGAAAGCTTGGAAAAATTTATAAACTATTGGAATAAAAATGATCGTAAAAATGCCGTTATAAACGAGCTTTTAAATAAAGGTATTTTGATTGATGAATTAAAAAATCAACAAAAATTTAAAGAAATGGATGAATTTGACCTAATTTGCCATATAGCCTTTGATGCACCGCCTCGCACTAGACGCGAGCGTGTAGAGAATGTCAAAAAGCAAGATTTTTTAAGCAAATACCAAAATAAGGCAAGAGAAATTTTGACTATATTGCTTGAAAAATATGCCAACAGCGGTATAGGAGAGATAGAAAATACAAAAATTCTAGAAAATGATCCATTTAGAAACTACGGTGGGGTGAGTGAAATAATAGATATTTTTGGCGGCAAAGATAGCTATTTAAAAGCAATTAAAGAGCTAGAATACGAAATTTACGCAGCATAA
- a CDS encoding type II toxin-antitoxin system VapC family toxin, giving the protein MSKIYLDANIIIDLILESREFHNEIFNLLKEHISNNGIIATSNLNLNTIFFIVADRAKRYEAAKSFLKTVINSKSWEIYDINLDDIRLAVDMMDENDGADFEDLQQYIAAKNSGCDLIITNDKDFLNFDIKVKRTNPNIK; this is encoded by the coding sequence ATGAGTAAGATTTATCTTGATGCCAATATCATAATCGACCTAATACTAGAAAGCAGAGAGTTTCATAACGAGATATTTAACCTACTAAAAGAGCATATATCAAATAACGGAATTATAGCAACAAGTAATCTAAATTTAAATACTATATTTTTTATAGTTGCAGATAGAGCTAAGAGATATGAAGCAGCAAAAAGCTTTCTAAAAACCGTAATAAACAGCAAATCATGGGAAATTTATGATATCAATCTTGATGATATTAGGCTTGCGGTCGATATGATGGATGAAAATGACGGAGCTGACTTTGAGGACTTGCAACAGTATATAGCTGCTAAAAATAGCGGTTGTGATCTTATCATAACCAATGATAAGGATTTTTTAAATTTTGATATCAAGGTTAAACGAACAAATCCAAATATAAAATAA